From the Deinococcus sonorensis KR-87 genome, the window CACCACGCCCAGGTACAGCAGCGGTCCCCAGGTCTGCGGCGGGGGCAGCAGCGGGGCGCCGCTGAGCAGGGCCCACAGCCACGCCAGCGCCGCCACCGCTACCAGCTGGGCCAGGGTGTAGGGCAGCGCGTCGTGCCGCTGGGCGGTGCGTTCCAGCGTCACGATGAAGCCCGCGTAGGTGATGGCGCAGGCCAGCGCCCACACATCGCCCACCACCAGCGCGCCGCCCTCCCAGCTGAGCAGCGCCAAGCCGCCCACTGCCAGCAGCACCGCCCCCCACAGCCCGGCGCCCAGCCGGGTGCGGGCCACCAGCGCCTGATACAGCGGCACCATCACCACGCTCAGCGCCGTGATGAAGGCCGCGCGGTTGGCGCTGGTGCTGGTGAGGGCGATGGTCTGGGTGCCGTAGCCGGCCACCAGCCACAGCCCCAGCAGCAGGCCGTCGCGCCACAGCGGGGTGGAAGCGTCGGCAGCGGCCGGCCGTGTGGTCGCTGGGCGGCGCCACAGCAGCACCAGTGGCAGCAACGCCAGCGTGCCGATGCTGAAGCGCCACGCGATCAGGACTGCCGGAGCCAGCGAATCCGTGGCGTCCTTGACCACCGCAAACGTGCTGCCCCAGATGGCGGTGACCAGAATGAGCAGGGCCAGGCCCAGCGTGTGGCGGGAGTGGGGGCGGGCAGCGGCGAGCGACATGCGCCTGATTGTAGGTGAGGACAGCAGGTGGGGCCGGGTGGCGTGCATCCTGTACGCTGAGTGAGATGTCCGGCGTCCAGGCGGCCAAGGCGCCCACCATTGAGCGGGTGGGAACGCTGGAGCTGTTCCTGGACCTGGTGTTCGTGTTCACCATCACGCAGCTCTCGGCGCTGGTGGCGCACCCGCACGGCCCGGAGGGGTACGCGCGGGCGGCCCTGGTGCTGGCCGTCACGTGGTGGATCTACAGCGGTTACGCCTGGCTCACCAGCAACGTGCGGACCGACGCCGTCAAGCACCGCCTGCTGATCATTGGCGGGATGGCAGGCTTTCTGGTGATGGCGCTGGCCATTCCGGAGGTGTTCGGCCACGATGGGGTGGCCTTCGGGCTGGGCTATCTGCTGGTGACACTGGTGCATGCCGGCCTGTTCCGCCGCGCGCCCGGCAGCAGCAGCCGGGCCATCCTGGGGATTGCGCCCTTCAATCTCGCCTCGGTGCTTCTGGTGCTGACGGCCGGGTTCGCGCTCTCGCCGTGGAAATGGGCGCTGTGGATGGCTGCCGTGGGGGTGGTGGCGCTCACCTCGGCCTTCCGGCGCGAGAGCGGCTTCACGCTCAGCCCGGCGCACTTTGTCGAGCGGCACGGGCTGGTGATCATCGTGGCGCTGGGCGAGAGCATCGTGGCGATCGGAGTGGGGCTGGGTGACCGCGCCCTGAGCGCCCCGGTGCTGCTGGCCGCCCTGCTGACGCTGGCCCTCAGCGCGGCGCTGTGGTGGAGCTACTTCGACCACGACGACCATCTGGCCGAATCGGCGCTGGCCCGCGCCCCGGCTGAGCGGCGGCCCCGCATGGCGCTGAACGGCTTCGGGTACGGCCATTACCTGATGATCGCCGGCATCGTGCTGCTGGCGTCCGGAGTGAAGCTGGGGGTGGCGGACCCGCTGCGGCCGGAAGCAGCGGCCGCCTGGAACCTGGGTGCCGGGCTGGCCCTGTACCTGCTGGGCGACGTGCTGTACCGGCGGGTGGTGCAGATCGGGCCGGGCCGGCTGCGGTTGGTGGTGGCTGCCCTGATGCTGCTCGGCGTGCCGCTGGGCCTGCGCTGGGGCACGGAGGTCCAGCTGGCCTTCGGTGTGGTGCTGCTGGTGGCGATGTTGATGCTGGAGGCGCGGCGGTCCCCAGCGCAGAGCTGAGGGGACCCGAGGTGCCCCCTTCAGGGCCGTGGCCTGACTCAGATCTCCTCGAAAAACTCGCTGTCGATGCGCTTCAGCTGATAGGTGCTGCGGGTCAGCACCCCCACCCCGTACTCGATCATCAGGCGGCTGAGCTGCGGGCCGTCAATCAGGATGATGTTGCCGATCTGCTGCGCGGTGCTGCGGGCGCTGGCGCTGAAGTCCGAGGTCGTGAGCAAGACGCCCTTGCTGGCCTTGTGATAGCTCAGGCTGCCTGCAAAGTTCCGGATCTCCGGGCTGCCCACACTGTTCTGCCAGCGTTTCGCCTGCAGATACACCCGGTCCAGGCCCAGCGGGTCCTGCTTGATGGTGCCGTCAATGCCGTTGTCGCCGCTGCGTCCCAGCGCTTCGCC encodes:
- a CDS encoding DMT family transporter translates to MSLAAARPHSRHTLGLALLILVTAIWGSTFAVVKDATDSLAPAVLIAWRFSIGTLALLPLVLLWRRPATTRPAAADASTPLWRDGLLLGLWLVAGYGTQTIALTSTSANRAAFITALSVVMVPLYQALVARTRLGAGLWGAVLLAVGGLALLSWEGGALVVGDVWALACAITYAGFIVTLERTAQRHDALPYTLAQLVAVAALAWLWALLSGAPLLPPPQTWGPLLYLGVVASAVTTLLQTLGQRWVSAVEASVIYALEPVAASIFSFFLLGERVGARGFLGGAMVVAATLLSQLGSGRPEVPEVHSEPEEQGA
- a CDS encoding low temperature requirement protein A, yielding MSGVQAAKAPTIERVGTLELFLDLVFVFTITQLSALVAHPHGPEGYARAALVLAVTWWIYSGYAWLTSNVRTDAVKHRLLIIGGMAGFLVMALAIPEVFGHDGVAFGLGYLLVTLVHAGLFRRAPGSSSRAILGIAPFNLASVLLVLTAGFALSPWKWALWMAAVGVVALTSAFRRESGFTLSPAHFVERHGLVIIVALGESIVAIGVGLGDRALSAPVLLAALLTLALSAALWWSYFDHDDHLAESALARAPAERRPRMALNGFGYGHYLMIAGIVLLASGVKLGVADPLRPEAAAAWNLGAGLALYLLGDVLYRRVVQIGPGRLRLVVAALMLLGVPLGLRWGTEVQLAFGVVLLVAMLMLEARRSPAQS
- a CDS encoding restriction endonuclease — protein: MVSPEEQLDALYRELNTALADELLAQVMQLSPQQFEVLVVQLLVAMGYGGTVKDAGEALGRSGDNGIDGTIKQDPLGLDRVYLQAKRWQNSVGSPEIRNFAGSLSYHKASKGVLLTTSDFSASARSTAQQIGNIILIDGPQLSRLMIEYGVGVLTRSTYQLKRIDSEFFEEI